Part of the Aquila chrysaetos chrysaetos chromosome 6, bAquChr1.4, whole genome shotgun sequence genome, TATGGGATTCTAGTGCTACAACTTCGTCCGATTCATAGGTGTAACCAGGTGAATAAAGCAAGCATGGATTTGCTAGTCACTTccactgaagacatttttaaaacctagGGCAGTTAAACCGCAACTCATAACGggcaaacagaaaaagtttaaaattcagATCATCCTTGAAATGTCACCTTGCATGGAATTTTATGTAGaggatttaaaagaaactaCAGTAATTTTAATACCTCTGCAGCCAGTGGGGCTTTTGGTGAGACGTAATTGTTACAGAAATACCAGAAGTGGCAAAGCTGACAAGAAGGGGAATTGGCAGCCCCTGCAAATGCACTTAGAGACAATTGCTACTTAACTGCctcttttcaaaaacattctCCAATAATCAGCCATGCAAGCAGATTTTATGAGCAGAAAGGGACTCTGTTCCACCATTACAATGCTGCTCAGTTGGCACTGTTCACACTATGATACCTAAGGAGGAAAAACCCTCCTCTGTTCCTTCTGCTCCCTACTCGCCAGAAATATGGGAAAagattgaaaacaaacaaacaaacaaacaaaatcccaaaCCTCCTCACAGTCTTTGTATAATAAAGCTCTCGGGTTAGGAACGGAGAGGGAAGTTTTTACCACTACCCACTCAGTCCTTGCACCTAGCCTAACAGTCAGAGAAGTAAATTCTGTCACTGCCAAAACAGGTGAGCATGGAATGGAAAATCCTTagtcagaaaaggaaatcacAGAGTAAAGAGAAGGCCTCTGGGAAAGGGAGCAAGATCTACTGGTCAGCACAGTGACCAGTAATCCAGGaagcagctctgccactgatttAATGTGGCTTTAAGCAAAGTCACCTCAGCCCTACCCTTCAGTACTCCCAACTATTAAACTGTAATGTTGCTTACCTCTTTCACAGCAGCATTACCAGCCTTCAGCTGTCAGCATTTAGAATAAGCTCTGCCATCCATCCATCCCATTACGGGCTCATACCCTTTCTACAGAGACTTCAGGATAACTCACTGCAGGTATTTAAAACTTTGACATGTTAGTATAGCTGTACTGACATTCAGTTGCAGCACAGAACCTCACTGGCTTTCCCCAACCCAATGCTGCACTCCGTGTTTTTACCTTCTACCTAATGCTATTGCTTTCACTCTGTAACTTACGGTGAAACCACTGGTCTCTGATCCAAAAAGtaccctctttttttccccctaaaataACATCTTTGCTTAAAGATACACAAATGCTGCCAGGTAAAcacataatttttcatattaCCTTGTCTTGTAAGAGATGAGCTGTGCAGTTCAATTTGTAAGCAAGATCTAACAGAAAAGACAGTCCAGCCTTATTTCCTCCTCTGGACTGCTGGGGTTTCAGTCACATCTACTGAACCTATTATTTTTGTGCTGGCTTTAGACATGCCAAGAGGTTCCTCATGTACTTCACTGACATGCTGGTTCTGGACTTCAAGCAACTCCAAGAAGTGAGAAGTTTAGCCTAACTGTGTTTGAGGACACAGGAGAAATTGTCaaaattagaaagaaagcaACATTGTGAGTATAATTAGAAAAAACCCAATGTGAATATAATAAAAGTGACATAAATtaagatgtttttccttttggaaaaaaaggattttaatgggtttaaaaacatttctgtacaaAAAATGCTCAATGACCGGTATTTGCCTTCCCATGGCGACAATACTTCTGACTATTGTTTTGTTCAGCAGCAACTCCCACAGGTCCTGTAACAAGGACTATCTCTTTGGCCAGTGGTGCCTGGAACCCCTGCAAAAGACAGTTACAGAAAGACTTTAACTCTTGCTCTAAATTCACTCAAGATTGAAAACCTACAATAGGTTACAATGATTCTATTGAGAAAGGGTCATGATGCAAACAGAACCTTTCGACCTCCAGTGCTGCCCTCACGTAGTGTTGCTCTTTTATGACTAAATAATACACAAGGATCAAGCCTCGTAAACTACACGTTAAATATCTATTCAGAACAAGAATGTTCATATTTGGCAGTACTGTTATTTATCTTCCTCCCAAACTAGGCAAATGTTCTCCCCACCTCCACCTATCTTTGTGGCCAAAGAAAGTGACTCCCACATCTATTAACACAAACTTTTACCTCAGCATTTCAAACCTTCCACCCAGAATTGTCTTTGACTGCATTAATACTGactaaggttttttttccccccccctttaaaTTGACGTCAAGCTGTGACGCAACCTCTTCCCATTAAACATGTGCTGAAGCTCCCACAGCTATAGAGGACAATAGCTATGCTTTGCCCACAGCTCCAGGGCACAGGCGTGAAAACACTCCACCACTTGGATGAGAGAGCAGGCTGACAACACACCTATCAGCTTTCCCCGACAGGTAGGACATGCTTCGGTTTCCAGACTGTTGAAGTTTGTTAGCTCCAGCAAAtttctgcaggggaaaaaaaaaaaacacaccaccatCACCACAGTGAGGTACCTGCCAAACAGTATATTCCATGAGATTCATGTGCTGTCAGGTCCTTCCAACTTAAAGGAACACTGCTCATTTACACCGTGAGCTTTATGTTTTAGGACTTCCTTTACATGCACTTGCACTGAATCCATCTGAGCTGGTCTAACCTTGACATGTGAGGCACAATACCCCACTGACGACAAATCTTACCCATCTAGACAGAAAGATCTGTACAGGTTGTCCCAAATTCACTGAccggtttctttttttcctcttgaaacaAGTTTCAACTGACATAGCAAAGGGATTGCACAGGAAACTGTTTCCTACGCTATCAGGCATAAACTTGTTAGCTTCTAAAATACGATTTTTAATGAATATCTAAGATGATCCTTGGTACCATTTGCCCTCCAGTTAAATATCCAGGAAGGCAGCATGCACAGGAAAGAGACTGAAACAAGAGAAATGAGCTTCAGAACCTAAAATTAACACTCAAGTGCCCCATGAGTTCATGGATGGGCAACCTATTACTTCATGCCTGAATGCCCACTGACGTCACACATCAGCATCCAAATGCTCCACGTATGAGCACTATGCAGGGGACACATGGTAGGTTTTAGGTAACCCAGATTTGCAGGGGTGACCTGGGGTGGGGGGCGACGACACAGGAACTGCCCTGTGCTGGTCACAGGTTTCCCTAAGTATGTGACTGattgtttatgttttctttcatttcttcaatCTCTCAATCTCAGTTAgcaataaattaagtaaaaattcTCTGAGCTGAGACTGTTTTCCTAATGACAGTACTTGGTGGAGAATGTGGGCAACAAGCAGACCTGACATGGCCTGGAATAACTAGACTGACTTTGAGATTTTTGAGAGTGCCTTGAATCTGGTATTGGGAATTCATGGTGGTGTGCTGTGGTCTAAGTGTTGTGCCTGTGATGTATGGAGGCGTAGCTGTGAACAATGTATGAAGAGGTGGGAAACAAGAGAGGCCGAGGGGCCCCAAGGAAGCTCTTCCTGAATGGGAAGAGGCTATAATACAAAGTATGAGCTTGTGATTGGAAGCTGCACCTCAGTACCAAGTGCTGTTAGGGAACATTCTGCAGATCCTGAAAAAGTCATCTGCCTTCCCCAGCGACTCCCCAGCTGGGTACATGCTATCACCAATGTTTCTGTTCCTTCCTTCATGACATGCCCGTACCTTGCCTGCGTAAGCTTGCTTGGCAGGATCAAATTGTGGCGACTGCTTCGATTTGCTGCTTCCtaagggagagaggagagaagctGTCACTAAAATTTTCCAGGAAGAACAGTACATTCCACAGCGTTCCTCTGATGATAAGGAGGTTCCACTGCAGTCTCCCACATGCTAAAAACCAGAACAGTCTCTTAAGGGCAGGAGATGCTTTTGAATAGATAGTTGTTACAAAGAAGTAAAATCTCCTTTGCCTCCTAGTTCCTGGGGTCCAATTAAACAGATGACTTTCTctacagagaaaagaagcaaaatccaAATCCACAATCCCCATGGCCAATGGTTTCAGGATTTTGTTTCGGAAAAAGGATGCTAAACTGTACATTCCCcaagttaatttcttttagtACTTCCCCACTGTAAGGTAAGTGCATTGTAACAGTTTGTACTGCCTTGGCATCTACATTCACACACAGCCTTCTCAGGGCTCAGCTGGCAACAGTTTCCACAGCCTGCAGCACCATAGCAAGAGATCCTGATCTTACCCGCAAACACTTTGAAGTTGGACTTGCTGTAATCAAAGGGGGTAAACTGCTTCGGTGCTTCCAGCTCCTCTGGTTGCTGGGAGGCTTTTGGCCgtttcttctcttgttttggCAACTCTGTTCCCGTTTCACTCATGACTCTCTCCCTCTTCTTATTAGCTTGCTCCTGCTGTGAAAGCAACccacagaacagaaacagggaCAAGTTCAGGACAGGAGAGTGAAACATCTCTGTGTAGACATGAACACCAGCATGCAAATGAACTGCCCAGTGGACCCAGGCTCCAGTGACAGCTATTGCCTGTGGCAATAATAGTGTGGGGAAAAAGCACTGTGTTCTTCCTTGGGCCtaaactcccttttttttttttttcctcacagcagGGACTTTTCAGATAAAAAGCCAACTTTTCATTTCACAGGACACTACAGGCTGAGATCTGCTGTGGCCCCACAGGCAGATTTTGGGGAACCTAGGCAAgtgaggagcagagaggtgCAGCAGCGGAAAACATTCCCTACTGAAGATATGGAGGGATGCGAAGATTTGCACAGCACAGTTGCTAGGGGCCTGTTGCTACACACAGGGCAGAACCACAGAAAGACCTCTATCAAAAGACTATCATTCAGGTATTTCAGAGTTATAGGGCTCAGGGTTTCATTCTGAACTATGTTATAAAGGTCAAGAGGGGCAAAGGCTGGAAGTAGGGAATTCAATGACATACCATAGCTTGCTGACGAACAGACACAATATTTTCTGTTGCCTCTTTATACACCTTCTGTGCCTGGTCACGAGCAGCTATTGAAACAAATAAGCATTACTGTAAAAAGCAAAGGTAAGTTAGCCAGGAGCTTTGAAAAAGCAGGCAAACCAGCTTGTAGCAAGTCTCAAATTAAATAGAGTACAATCTTCATCAAACAATCTCATCCATTAGGGAATCCATCATCTAAGGTTTTCTTGTAACTGGGAAACAACCTATGTGCATTGGGAAAACCATGCTAGCCAACACACTGAGGAAGGGAAGAATGGCTGTACCTGACTGCTgggctgctttcttttttgtttcatccTTGGACTCCTTCTGTATTTGTGTCTGACTCATCAACTTCCATCGATTGCTGatctgcaatgaaaaaaaattacctgggATCACCTTCTTTGAAGTTTTATGGCAAAAGGGAGTTTATAAACTTGCTACCACATGCTGGTCTTCATTAAGAGTACAAAAGATCAAATTGGATTGTAAAAGAGATTAAGATCTGCTGCACCAGGTAAAGTAAAACCATGTGCTTTAAAGGTTCTGAGCTACAAACAAGCCATGAGAACAAAGGCAGATACAGACTTCAGCAGTAGTTTGTAGCTTTGACAGACAGGGAATATACAGTGGAATGTCTCCAATCCCTGGTTCTTCGAAGGATATGAATGCTACAGAAACAATGAATTCCAGATTCAGAAACATGTCAAGTTTCTCAAAActtatattctttttctaaagagaatccaaggagaaaaaaaataattctatattGCTAAGGTTCCCAAGGGAAAATAACCTacttatttgtttcttttgtactACTTGGCAGGAAATTTTAGCACGAATCTTACTTCATAAATTTTTGATGACGGGTCAAACTTTGCAGATTGTGACACATAAGCTGGATTCTGTTCTGAAGGTAGGTActgtggagaggaaaaaacacagcaaatgacATTTAGCGCATTGCTAAAATGCTGCTTAAAATGTTCCAAATCACAAAGTTTGTATTTAAGAAGCATTCTACAGATAGAACaccttctggaaaaagaaaaattaccacAACTATGGCCAAgagaaacattaaagaaaaaccaaccaaaaaaacccccgaaAAACCAACGCCCAACCACTCACCAGAAAAAGTTGGTTTGATATTATTTCCTAGTAATTTGCTACTCCAAATCTGTAATAAATTATTCTATTGTTCTTCTGATTTATTAGAAGAATAAAATCAGCTCACTAACTCTAGCCATAAAGTAGAGATGAAAATGtgatgcaaatttaaaaaacctcaaacctgattaaaagaaaaaaaacagtgaaaggtCTGTTTACTATGTAGAAAGACAGATATCTAAGAGGCATTTcaatgtgttttgaaaacaagtcCACACGTGTGCGCTTTGCAAGGACAATCTCTCGATTCCCGTAAGACAGCAGAACCTGATGCTATACCAAGCTCTTTTGCATATGCCTGGAAAAACAGCTGAGAGCATCCTCTGCACTAGGTAGATTATGAGTCCCACTACGAATATGTATTGGGAGCTTTTACCATTCTAAATGGATTTTCAAAGGACTCCATTATACGCTGAGCTTTCTGCTGTGCAGTGGTTAAAGtcttctcatttccttcatcttcatcacattcctaaaaaaaaaataaaaaaaaaaagaacattagtaatttttggttttggttacTGCCATTTCATGCATGTTATTTCTCACTCTATCTGAAACTCCACTAACGGCAGTAACCCTCCAGAGAGATGCAATTAACTTGCTGGCCTCCTAACCTAGTTGTCATAGCGTATGTAGGCCATATGGTTGACAGGAAGCCAGTGTCATTTCCATGCATGTCCCACCTTACTATTTCTTGCAACACTTTTCACACCGTTTTATCAAATTATCAAGTATGTTTACTAATACTTAAATAATGACAGTATCACAAACATGTTGCTTACACTGAATATGCTGACAGTGGCAGTAGCAAAAAGACATGTTGACTCTGGCTGAACACCCTGAATGTTCATTGTCCTCTCACTGTCTGAAAAGAGACAACCATGTTCCAAAATCGGTGCAGGCTCTACATGAGAAGACGACAAAATTTTGATTAGATACTTGTGTATTTTACTGCTCTTTTGTGTAATGAGATTTCACTGAAAGCTTCTTCACGGCTGCTATTTTCCCCATGTCAAAGCCACATCATGTCATTAGTAGCACAGTTTTTAGGTTAAGTCCAAATTACCCAAGGCAGAGCTGTTCTGAAAATCAACCATAGGAATCCGGGAACTGTCATGGGGTCCAAAGAAGGTATTCTCCAGCTTCTGCAGAGAGATTCAAATTGTAAACACCATTAATACACTACTCTGTGAATGAGTATATGTTTTCACACATTGCAGAGACACAttaatgaaaattcaaataaaaggGTGAAATTCAGAGACTGAATATTCTTAATATAGCTCACCTGCCAGAGCACATTGCATCTGGCATCAAAAGGCTACCTGTGCAAACACCCACTGGCTAATGGAGATGCTTTACTTCCTATGCACAAGGAGAGTAAACGAGTCAGAGTAAATGCATCTGAAACTTCTCTTCTTACAGATCAGTCAATATAGGCTAACACACATGAAACTGTCCAGCAGCTAGAGTGTTTGCTGATGAAGCCTTAAGTGCTGCTATTATGGTGGCTTGTAAAATACCAATTTACAGGTGGTAACATTATGGGTCTAGCACAGAAAAGTAACATTAAGCTAAAGCAGAGAGACCTGTAAAATGGATGAGAAGCTAGAACTTTGCTACATTTGTTTCTGAGTTTAAAGCTTAAGACATTAGGTAACAAATATTATGTAAACAGTACCTCAGGGTTGGATTGAGGCGCTCTCTTCTTGACTGCCAAAGCGACCTCCGACTAGAATGGGAGAGAAAGGCAAGTCACTTAAATGCACCTGCCCTATTTCTTCTAGGCTGGCCTCCTTATCAATGTTTTCAACACATTCATTACAAGCTAGCAGgttaataaaattacattaattcttcttcttctgcagTGTTGGCATATGGATACATTTAAACACCTcatacagaaaggaagataCAGAAAGGACGTCATCCTcacatggttttttttcactggagGAGGAAGACTGTAGTAATATCAACATGCTGATGACATATTTTAACTAATGAACCTCTTACACctagggttggttttttttttttgcttctctatAGCTGTAAAAGATTTATGAATCCATTTACATGGCCAACAAATTCCACAAGGTCCAGTTCTTCCTCACGCAGGCAAACATGATGTGCGATATAAGACGGACAACCGCACCCTGTTCAAGTAGTGCCTGTTCTTTTACTGCTCTAGTTCTCCAGGAAACTACATTGTGTGTAAGACAGTACAAAGCAGACAATAGACAGACAAGAAGTTGCAATATATCCTTCTGCTCTAGTACAGAACACTATATTCAGTGTTCAAAAAGCAAACTTCAGCATACACATCATCACGGGTCACCATTTAGCTCCAGTCCCTGGCTTATGGAAAGCAAGTGATGAGTCTCTTGTGTGGTACAAGCTACTCCTACCTTGAGAAGAGGCATCTCCCGGGCCTGCTGAATGAGAAGATGCAATTCATTAATCTGCTGGCGAACTAGTGGTGGGACTGGATTACAGCAAGCAATGATGCCCTGGGGTTCTCTaaagagagatgagaaaaattCAGTGTGCTGTATTTATGGCCGATATGTTAGGCATTTGCATTCAAAGGACATGCAACGAGATATAACCATGGTCCTGACTGTGACAGAATAAGACAAGTCAGATTAATCTTGCAGAGTTTATTCTCTGtgatgaaaaatacttctgtacCAGGTTTGTGCAGATAAGGAGAAACCATTAACTCAGCTCTCCTCTCACTTATCTTTTCTGTGGTTGgtctgtctgtccccatcttcaTTTCGTTCCTTGTTCAGTATTCATCTGTGGAAGCTTAGCCCAGCAGTGGACTTGCatttaaagatgcatttttattattctcaaGTATGGATGTTAGATGATGAGTGCCAAGTGTTTGAGGAAAATGTTGTGTAAATTGGGTGTTCTAAAAGATCTGCCACTTGTTCCCCCCCAGCCCTTTAGGAACTGAACCCCTCCCCCCAAATAAACGCTATGGGGGAACTCATCTCTCTCTTGCTCCGTAATACTGTAGGAATCTCAGGGGGGGTGTGTGACATATAGCAATGCAAAggaatgtgttttatttgtggAACAAAATCAGAGAGAGATGTATCCCAGAAGTTTGGACCGTTCTGAAGAAGTATTGCTATTTACTTCTCTTCCAAACTGAACAACTATAGAGAAAAGCAGTATTGACAGCTGGAAAGAAGGGACCAACTGCAGAAGTAATTACACACTAGGAAACGACTTGCTGGATATTAAAATCAAATGAGACTCCTCAAGGGTGAACAAAACTTACTTGGGCAGCTCCTCTGCTATCTTCAATAGCATATGATTCGGTAGCACGTATCTACAACACAAAGAGGTGGCGTGAATGTAACAATGttaaaaactcttaaaaataccttaaaagtGCAGAAGTCTGCCCCAATTACAAGGTCTGAAAAGATGaaatcagttaaaaagaaattaagtagtGCTGATCTAGATACCTGTAAGAATTTACTAATAACATAGCAGGACTTATGTGTAAAAAGCAGCCTGAGGTAGTACCCTCATTTCTACAGGTAACAAAGTGGTTCCACCTTGGGAGTGGGAGGGGCACAATCCAAGAGACTCACTGAAGTATTAAGCCAGTGTCTGTAACAAAAGATTTCCTACCCTGTACTCTCATCCTCTTGACGCGCCATCTTGTCTCTCCATGCAAACAGCAACCTAAATGCTGCTAGCTGCTGTGTGTTGAGAtgttttttctgcctcctgTAGAGCTCAAGGTAGGATTCATCTGAAAAGAGGGGCTTGATGTATTtctgggcaggaaaaaaagaaactcatgATCGGTATCAGATTTGTGCTCTCTAGTTTCCCTTGCTTCACTGAGACACATAGAATCTCACAAGGACTTAAGGGGACTGAATAAACTCGGGTACAATGTGTCTTGGAGTTTTTACCCTAAACTATTGGTAGGAGCCTATCCCTGAAAATCATACATCTCATCCACTTTTAGGGGAAAACCACCCTCACCAACTCCAGGAGCAGCTTTAGACATACAGTATCTTCAAGCTTTACTACATTAGACAAGGCCTACTTTCATAGACAGTATTTTCCACAGGCATAATATAATTATCTCATAATGCACCTCCAGCTAGGCTTTGAACTTCTAGGAACATCCAGTAGAACTGGAAATGTAACATCTCTCTTGGAAAAGACACACCTGAAAGCATTGGGAGGCCAAAGAGTGCTAGCATTCaaaaaacagcaagaaggcATCTGAATCCAAGGATTTTAGCTAGTGAAACAAGTGACTGCACACAAATGAGTCAGAGTTTATACAGCTGTTTTCAGAcacacaaagaggaaaaaaacctgtgtctATGCAACAGACGGAGAACAGGCAAAGGACCTTCTGTCCTACTAAGCCCATACTCTGATCCAGGTAATCCAACCAGGTGAAGCTTTACCTTCAGGCAGATGTCCTTGCTGCGTTGCCACACAACCTGCAGCTGAGTGGGCTGCTCGTTCCCCCTCTCCCACAGTGCCTCCCTCACTTTATCATAGATGTAGAGCAAGTAGTGAGTGTCATCACGGGCATACTGAACCATTTCTTCTGGCAAAGGGCTGGAAAAGAGCCAAAATTACACTAATATATTTCAGTTGCCCTGCCAAACTGTCACTTTCTTCTTGAAAGGCATATTAGGGCAAA contains:
- the EXOSC10 gene encoding exosome component 10 isoform X2 — protein: MAAAVGGGSGSAVAETPAGQEGPRGAARRPAETEGGSAAAALPGFDDADAFVKYALGTVVAATKASNGLPQPGDEYDFYRSFPGFRAYCETQGDRLLHCMSKVMQYHGCRSHMKDRSKVTELEDKFDMLVDSNDIILERVGILLDEAAGVNKNQQPVLPAGLQPPQTIISSWNRKAGEYHKRTQSETFRLLHAKNISRPQLKFREKIDNSNTPFIPKLFIKPNALKPLPEALTKSGRERKERPEDLDVPAALADFIHQQRTQQTEQDMFAHPYQYELEHFSPPDGVLKKPEPQMYRPIKETPCHFITTLDELVELNEKLMNCKEFALDLEHHSYRSFLGLTCLMQISTRTEDFIIDTLELRSEMNILNETFTDPAIVKVLHGGDSDVEWLQKDFGLYLVNMFDTHQAARLLNLGRHSLDHLLKLYCNVDADKQYQLADWRIRPLPEEMVQYARDDTHYLLYIYDKVREALWERGNEQPTQLQVVWQRSKDICLKKYIKPLFSDESYLELYRRQKKHLNTQQLAAFRLLFAWRDKMARQEDESTGYVLPNHMLLKIAEELPKEPQGIIACCNPVPPLVRQQINELHLLIQQAREMPLLKSEVALAVKKRAPQSNPEKLENTFFGPHDSSRIPMVDFQNSSALDSERTMNIQGVQPESTCLFATATVSIFSECDEDEGNEKTLTTAQQKAQRIMESFENPFRMYLPSEQNPAYVSQSAKFDPSSKIYEISNRWKLMSQTQIQKESKDETKKKAAQQSAARDQAQKVYKEATENIVSVRQQAMQEQANKKRERVMSETGTELPKQEKKRPKASQQPEELEAPKQFTPFDYSKSNFKVFAGSSKSKQSPQFDPAKQAYAGKKFAGANKLQQSGNRSMSYLSGKADRGSRHHWPKR
- the EXOSC10 gene encoding exosome component 10 isoform X3, which translates into the protein MSKVMQYHGCRSHMKDRSKVTELEDKFDMLVDSNDIILERVGILLDEAAGVNKNQQPVLPAGLQPPQTIISSWNRKAGEYHKRTQSETFRLLHAKNISRPQLKFREKIDNSNTPFIPKLFIKPNALKPLPEALTKSGRERKERPEDLDVPAALADFIHQQRTQQTEQDMFAHPYQYELEHFSPPDGVLKKPEPQMYRPIKETPCHFITTLDELVELNEKLMNCKEFALDLEHHSYRSFLGLTCLMQISTRTEDFIIDTLELRSEMNILNETFTDPAIVKVLHGGDSDVEWLQKDFGLYLVNMFDTHQAARLLNLGRHSLDHLLKLYCNVDADKQYQLADWRIRPLPEEMVQYARDDTHYLLYIYDKVREALWERGNEQPTQLQVVWQRSKDICLKKYIKPLFSDESYLELYRRQKKHLNTQQLAAFRLLFAWRDKMARQEDESTGYVLPNHMLLKIAEELPKEPQGIIACCNPVPPLVRQQINELHLLIQQAREMPLLKSEVALAVKKRAPQSNPEKLENTFFGPHDSSRIPMVDFQNSSALEPAPILEHGCLFSDSERTMNIQGVQPESTCLFATATVSIFSECDEDEGNEKTLTTAQQKAQRIMESFENPFRMYLPSEQNPAYVSQSAKFDPSSKIYEISNRWKLMSQTQIQKESKDETKKKAAQQSAARDQAQKVYKEATENIVSVRQQAMQEQANKKRERVMSETGTELPKQEKKRPKASQQPEELEAPKQFTPFDYSKSNFKVFAGSSKSKQSPQFDPAKQAYAGKKFAGANKLQQSGNRSMSYLSGKADRGSRHHWPKR
- the EXOSC10 gene encoding exosome component 10 isoform X1; translation: MAAAVGGGSGSAVAETPAGQEGPRGAARRPAETEGGSAAAALPGFDDADAFVKYALGTVVAATKASNGLPQPGDEYDFYRSFPGFRAYCETQGDRLLHCMSKVMQYHGCRSHMKDRSKVTELEDKFDMLVDSNDIILERVGILLDEAAGVNKNQQPVLPAGLQPPQTIISSWNRKAGEYHKRTQSETFRLLHAKNISRPQLKFREKIDNSNTPFIPKLFIKPNALKPLPEALTKSGRERKERPEDLDVPAALADFIHQQRTQQTEQDMFAHPYQYELEHFSPPDGVLKKPEPQMYRPIKETPCHFITTLDELVELNEKLMNCKEFALDLEHHSYRSFLGLTCLMQISTRTEDFIIDTLELRSEMNILNETFTDPAIVKVLHGGDSDVEWLQKDFGLYLVNMFDTHQAARLLNLGRHSLDHLLKLYCNVDADKQYQLADWRIRPLPEEMVQYARDDTHYLLYIYDKVREALWERGNEQPTQLQVVWQRSKDICLKKYIKPLFSDESYLELYRRQKKHLNTQQLAAFRLLFAWRDKMARQEDESTGYVLPNHMLLKIAEELPKEPQGIIACCNPVPPLVRQQINELHLLIQQAREMPLLKSEVALAVKKRAPQSNPEKLENTFFGPHDSSRIPMVDFQNSSALEPAPILEHGCLFSDSERTMNIQGVQPESTCLFATATVSIFSECDEDEGNEKTLTTAQQKAQRIMESFENPFRMYLPSEQNPAYVSQSAKFDPSSKIYEISNRWKLMSQTQIQKESKDETKKKAAQQSAARDQAQKVYKEATENIVSVRQQAMQEQANKKRERVMSETGTELPKQEKKRPKASQQPEELEAPKQFTPFDYSKSNFKVFAGSSKSKQSPQFDPAKQAYAGKKFAGANKLQQSGNRSMSYLSGKADRGSRHHWPKR